A stretch of Chiloscyllium plagiosum isolate BGI_BamShark_2017 chromosome 6, ASM401019v2, whole genome shotgun sequence DNA encodes these proteins:
- the LOC122550915 gene encoding P2Y purinoceptor 8-like, protein MDMVMNVTLDDETLEMLGSAVIRITLPTVYLAIILISLPGNGISLWLLCFHTHPKTPLVIFMINLTIADILLAFFLPFQIAYHLNDNNWAFGKSLCTFVTTLFYVNMYCSILTMTCISVERYIGVAHPMWYTQGWKKPHAVTICFGIWLILIVVLLPLEYSDLTFEVQPLNITTCFDVLKRDMLPNNNAWGLFLFTLFVLLFLIPFTIIVSCYTLVILKLSQTSHIAQSEQKKRAICLAAIVLLVFVTCFAPNNITLLIHIIWRLLYDTGCYTAYKLTLSLSCLNSCLNPFIFCFASTDFQNLFHRLIGRQQSFSQTAQ, encoded by the coding sequence ATGGACATGGTGATGAACGTAACATTGGATGATGAGACCCTGGAAATGCTGGGCAGTGCTGTAATCAGAATCACCCTCCCCACTGTTTACCTAGCCATCATCCTCATCAGTTTACCTGGCAACGGAATCTCCCTCTGGCTACTTTGCTTCCACACCCACCCAAAGACTCCTTTGGTCATCTTCATGATCAACCTGACCATTGCTGACATCCTGCTTGCTTTTTTCCTCCCCTTCCAGATTGCATATCACTTGAACGACAATAACTGGGCCTTTGGCAAGAGCCTCTGTACATTTGTTACCACCTTGTTTTATGTCAATATGTACTGCTCCATTTTGACAATGACTTGCATCAGTGTTGAGCGCTATATTGGGGTGGCACACCCAATGTGGTACACTCAAGGGTGGAAAAAACCACATGCAGTGACTATTTGTTTTGGGATATGGTTAATTTTAATCGTAGTTTTGTTGCCCTTGGAATACAGTGATTTAACATTTGAAGTCCAGCCGCTCAACATTACCACTTGCTTTGATGTTCTTAAAAGAGACATGCTTCCCAACAATAATGCATGGGGGTTGTTCCTCTTCACTCTGTTTGTATTGCTGTTTCTGATCCCATTTACCATTATCGTCTCATGTTACACACTAGTAATACTAAAGCTCTCCCAAACCTCTCACATCGCTCAAAGTGAGCAGAAAAAGCGAGCTATTTGTTTAGCTGCTATTGTGCTCTTGGTCTTTGTCACATGCTTTGCCCCCAACAACATCACTCTCTTAATCCACATTATATGGAGACTTCTGTATGACACAGGATGCTACACAGCCTATAAGCTGACCCTGTCACTAAGCTGTTTGAACAGTTGTCTCAAcccatttattttttgttttgcttcaacAGACTTCCAAAACCTTTTCCACCGTTTAATAGGTAGGCAACAGTCATTCAGTCAAACAGCACAGTAG